A single region of the Undibacterium piscinae genome encodes:
- a CDS encoding LysR family transcriptional regulator, which yields MNLKRLKHVLALADERNFARAAAQVHLSQPAFSRSIQALEEELGMRLFERGNSEVSATAAGVFLIQRARKLLFDSRCLERDIDLYRKNLIGNLAFGVGPFPAVSMLPELMPALRQAYPGIKLRVEVNNWNYLLEHLRNEELDFFVADTRDLPPSADLQISLLARQFGGFFVRAGHPLLKQSALSLSDILPFGIASVRLPQAIRLAIAQLLKLPADAELPIALECDDVMTLKRTAIGSDTVMALIHAAVIDELANGSLIPLPLSGIPLLHSEMGVVSLQGRSHSPVALFLIEKLQALASQLAELHPEQLTRITSLLPLK from the coding sequence ATGAACTTAAAACGACTAAAACACGTCTTGGCACTGGCCGATGAGCGCAATTTCGCGCGGGCCGCGGCACAGGTGCATCTGTCGCAACCCGCTTTTAGCCGCAGCATACAAGCGCTGGAAGAAGAGTTGGGGATGCGCCTGTTTGAGCGCGGCAACAGCGAAGTCAGCGCCACTGCAGCCGGTGTGTTTCTCATACAAAGAGCGCGCAAACTGTTGTTTGACAGCCGTTGCCTGGAGCGCGATATCGATCTGTATCGCAAGAATCTGATTGGCAACCTCGCCTTCGGTGTCGGGCCTTTTCCTGCCGTGAGCATGCTACCCGAGCTCATGCCCGCGCTGAGGCAAGCTTATCCTGGCATCAAACTGCGGGTGGAAGTGAATAACTGGAATTACCTGCTAGAACATTTGCGCAATGAAGAACTCGATTTTTTTGTTGCAGATACGCGCGACCTGCCGCCTAGCGCGGATTTACAAATCAGCTTATTGGCACGCCAATTCGGCGGTTTTTTCGTGCGCGCTGGACACCCCTTACTCAAGCAAAGCGCGCTTAGCCTCAGTGACATCCTGCCGTTTGGCATCGCCAGCGTGCGCTTGCCGCAAGCGATACGACTAGCCATCGCGCAACTACTCAAACTTCCGGCTGATGCCGAACTGCCGATCGCGCTGGAGTGCGACGATGTCATGACACTGAAACGCACCGCCATCGGTTCCGATACGGTAATGGCGCTGATCCATGCCGCCGTCATCGATGAACTGGCCAACGGCTCGCTGATCCCCTTGCCGTTGTCAGGCATACCGCTGTTGCATTCAGAGATGGGCGTGGTCTCGCTGCAAGGTCGCAGCCATTCCCCGGTCGCCTTATTTTTAATCGAAAAACTGCAGGCTCTGGCCAGCCAATTGGCAGAATTACATCCCGAACAGTTAACGCGTATCACCAGCCTCCTACCTCTAAAATAG
- a CDS encoding helix-turn-helix transcriptional regulator produces MSIFGKLSFKDQAFKLREDSILDATTGILATKGFDLMTMDDVANLIGISKPSLYKHFKSKEELVGSTMIRLLDGASAQLEQLPDILSAKEKLSALLEWALRVRLEGGMPFLPSTSVPVREMLMRNLKYVGKVLKLNAQLEKLVQQAQKKGELNADLPTHPQFAI; encoded by the coding sequence ATGAGTATATTTGGCAAATTAAGCTTTAAAGATCAGGCATTCAAATTGCGTGAGGATTCCATCCTGGACGCTACCACCGGCATTCTGGCGACGAAAGGCTTCGATCTGATGACAATGGACGACGTAGCCAATTTGATCGGCATCTCCAAACCAAGTTTATACAAGCATTTCAAATCCAAGGAAGAATTAGTCGGTTCAACCATGATACGTTTGTTAGACGGCGCTTCCGCACAACTGGAGCAACTGCCCGACATTTTGAGTGCAAAAGAGAAATTATCGGCCTTGCTTGAATGGGCCTTGCGTGTGCGACTGGAAGGTGGGATGCCATTTTTGCCTTCAACCAGCGTGCCGGTGCGCGAGATGTTGATGCGCAACCTGAAATATGTGGGTAAGGTGCTCAAGCTCAATGCGCAACTAGAGAAGCTAGTGCAGCAGGCGCAGAAAAAGGGCGAACTTAATGCCGACTTGCCGACCCATCCACAATTCGCCATCTAA
- a CDS encoding FAD-dependent oxidoreductase: protein MISPRQRIAIIGSGISGLASAYFLNRHHDVVLFEANSYLGGHTNTVEIQLEGKTEAVDTGFLVFNERTYPNLIALLKELDVASYATDMSFGVSLDNGKLEWAGTNLDSVFAQRGNLFSLSFLRMLRDILKFNAAAGQNLERCLASKITLGQLLEQDQYSDAFRNSYLLPMAAAIWSSKPEDILGFPASSFLQFCMNHALLQVNDRPKWRTVQGGGRAYVRKIAASLPDIRLDTPVIAVHRTETGVQIKTSHTEETFDAVVFATHAPDTMRLLSDASAEETAILSTVRYQANTAVLHTDVTQLPRRKKVWSAWNYIGGPRQNGAINDMRPVCVSYLLNQLQDLSIQQPVIVTLNPFVPPAPETVLAQFDYQHPVFDSDAIRAQQQLPGIQGKNKAWFAGAWTGYGFHEDGLKSALRVVADFNAMPSWASL, encoded by the coding sequence ATGATTTCGCCGCGCCAGCGTATTGCCATTATTGGATCAGGCATATCCGGTCTTGCCAGCGCGTATTTCTTGAACCGCCACCATGATGTCGTCCTGTTCGAAGCAAATTCCTATCTGGGCGGACACACCAACACGGTAGAGATACAACTCGAAGGCAAGACCGAAGCAGTTGACACTGGCTTTCTGGTATTTAATGAGCGAACCTACCCGAATTTAATCGCCTTATTGAAAGAACTTGATGTTGCTAGCTATGCCACCGACATGTCGTTCGGCGTTTCCCTGGATAACGGCAAACTAGAATGGGCCGGCACCAATCTGGACAGCGTGTTCGCGCAGCGTGGCAATTTGTTCTCATTGAGTTTTTTGCGCATGCTGCGCGACATCTTGAAGTTCAATGCGGCGGCCGGGCAAAACCTGGAGCGTTGCCTGGCATCAAAAATCACATTGGGTCAATTGCTGGAGCAAGACCAATACAGCGATGCCTTCCGCAACAGTTATCTGCTACCGATGGCGGCGGCAATCTGGTCGAGCAAACCTGAAGATATTCTGGGTTTCCCTGCCAGCAGTTTCCTGCAATTTTGTATGAACCACGCGCTGTTACAAGTCAACGACAGGCCAAAATGGCGCACTGTGCAGGGTGGCGGACGTGCCTACGTGCGCAAGATTGCCGCTAGCCTGCCGGATATCCGCTTAGACACCCCGGTAATCGCCGTGCACAGAACCGAAACCGGCGTGCAGATCAAGACCAGCCACACAGAAGAAACCTTCGATGCTGTGGTGTTTGCCACTCATGCGCCGGATACCATGCGCCTGCTTTCAGACGCCAGCGCAGAAGAAACCGCCATCCTCTCTACAGTGCGCTATCAAGCCAATACGGCGGTCCTGCATACGGATGTTACGCAACTGCCACGGCGGAAAAAAGTATGGTCTGCGTGGAATTACATCGGCGGCCCACGCCAGAACGGCGCCATCAACGACATGCGTCCGGTCTGCGTCAGCTACTTACTGAATCAGCTGCAAGATCTCTCGATACAACAGCCTGTGATCGTCACGCTTAACCCATTTGTCCCACCCGCACCAGAAACCGTACTGGCGCAATTTGACTACCAGCATCCGGTATTCGATAGCGACGCGATTCGTGCACAACAGCAGTTACCAGGCATACAAGGTAAAAACAAGGCATGGTTTGCCGGTGCCTGGACCGGTTATGGCTTTCATGAAGACGGCTTGAAATCAGCCTTGCGCGTGGTCGCCGATTTTAATGCCATGCCAAGTTGGGCGAGCCTGTAA
- a CDS encoding class I SAM-dependent methyltransferase — translation MNEMSSTSTPTLTAKMPAAARLFFKMLKNLKTGHLQVITPDHEHVLFGDTHHSPSASLQILDWRACSKILRAGDIGFAECVQAGWIYTPDMVALLRLAIRNEKALDRALFGGKLSSLWYRIKHWLRPNTRSGSSKNIFAHYDIGNDFYQLWLDPSWTYSSAIFEGDYRISLQQAQARKYQRIVDVLNLKAGDSVLEIGCGWGGFAEHAALLGIKVHGVTISPSQLAIAQQRIKQAQLEHLVKLEICDYRDMRGTYDAIVSIEMFEAVGEKFWPGYFSAVNQRLKSGGRALVQTITIDESRFERYRSSTDFIQQYIFPGGMLPSPVRFCQQAEKQDFVVQDQYAFGKDYAETLRRWNHGFEAQREHISRQGFGAEFQRIWQLYFAYCEAGFDEGSTDVMQFTLQKNA, via the coding sequence ATGAATGAAATGAGCTCAACATCAACGCCAACACTCACGGCGAAAATGCCCGCTGCCGCACGACTGTTTTTCAAGATGCTAAAGAATCTGAAAACGGGTCATCTGCAAGTCATTACGCCGGATCATGAACATGTTTTGTTTGGAGATACCCATCACTCCCCTTCTGCGAGTTTGCAGATACTGGACTGGCGCGCCTGTAGCAAAATTTTGCGGGCAGGCGATATAGGGTTTGCCGAATGCGTGCAAGCGGGCTGGATATACACCCCCGATATGGTGGCGCTATTACGCCTGGCGATACGCAACGAAAAGGCGCTAGACCGGGCACTGTTCGGCGGTAAACTGAGCAGCTTGTGGTACCGGATTAAACACTGGTTACGGCCCAATACCCGTAGCGGCAGCAGCAAGAATATCTTTGCCCATTACGACATCGGCAATGACTTTTATCAGCTATGGCTAGACCCAAGCTGGACGTACTCCAGCGCGATCTTTGAAGGTGACTACAGGATCTCCCTGCAACAAGCCCAGGCGCGCAAGTATCAGCGTATCGTCGATGTCCTGAATTTAAAAGCCGGTGACTCGGTACTTGAAATCGGCTGCGGCTGGGGTGGCTTTGCCGAACACGCGGCCCTGCTCGGGATTAAGGTGCATGGCGTAACAATCTCGCCATCACAACTGGCAATCGCACAGCAACGCATCAAGCAAGCGCAGCTCGAACATTTGGTTAAGCTGGAAATTTGCGACTACCGCGATATGCGCGGAACTTACGACGCCATCGTCTCGATAGAAATGTTTGAAGCGGTCGGTGAGAAGTTTTGGCCCGGTTATTTTTCCGCTGTAAATCAGCGTTTGAAGAGTGGCGGCCGCGCCCTGGTGCAGACCATCACCATCGATGAATCGCGCTTCGAGCGCTATCGCAGCAGTACCGATTTTATCCAGCAATATATCTTCCCGGGCGGCATGCTGCCTAGCCCGGTGCGCTTTTGCCAGCAGGCGGAAAAACAAGATTTTGTGGTGCAGGATCAATACGCTTTCGGCAAGGATTATGCCGAGACTTTGCGGCGCTGGAATCATGGCTTCGAAGCGCAGCGTGAGCACATTTCCAGGCAAGGTTTCGGAGCCGAATTTCAGCGTATCTGGCAACTGTATTTTGCCTACTGCGAAGCGGGCTTTGATGAAGGAAGCACCGATGTCATGCAATTCACCCTACAAAAAAATGCATAA